Proteins encoded together in one Impatiens glandulifera chromosome 1, dImpGla2.1, whole genome shotgun sequence window:
- the LOC124938226 gene encoding uncharacterized protein LOC124938226, with amino-acid sequence MEVFIVPTEGDEFEIEIGYFESMLEIKEKIERQRALPLLNKPSFSMEKVLEDDLDVLNSDIFIGSRIQLLVSSNTINNVMEMEEPRTPLILSNAFGGEDYRIDLSDDEEFDIDFDMNSALKMFLQENDQDSLSPETILLSDDEELHIDHRKSSALELEMVLQEIELYTDPSKSSALKMVLQEYEQELHGNHPMKGSTSTRPLMMTSLSPGKLSLNLSPETIHYPKMRNCT; translated from the coding sequence ATGGAGGTGTTTATCGTTCCAACTGAAGGAGATGAATTCGAGATTGAAATCGGGTACTTCGAATCAATGCTTGAAATCAAAGAAAAGATTGAAAGGCAAAGGGCATTGCCACTTCTGAACAAACCCTCGTTTTCAATGGAAAAAGTTCTGGAGGACGATCTCGACGTTCTGAATTCTGACATTTTTATTGGATCGCGCATTCAACTCCTCGTCTCCTCAAATACAATCAATAATGTCATGGAAATGGAGGAACCAAGGACCCCTTTGATACTTTCAAATGCGTTCGGGGGCGAGGATTATAGAATCGACTTATCCGACGATGAGGAATTCGACATTGACTTCGACATGAACTCGGCCCTGAAGATGTTCTTACAAGAAAATGATCAAGACAGTTTGAGCCCTGAGACGATCTTATTATCAGACGATGAGGAATTGCATATTGACCACAGAAAGAGCTCGGCCCTGGAGCTGGAGATGGTCTTACAAGAAATTGAATTGTACACTGATCCCAGCAAGAGCTCGGCCCTGAAGATGGTCTTACAAGAATATGAGCAAGAATTACATGGCAACCATCCGATGAAGGGGTCGACCTCAACAAGACCATTGATGATGACCAGTTTGAGCCCTGGGAAGCTTTCATTAAATTTGAGCCCTGAGACGATTCATTATCCGAAGATGAGGAATTGCACATAG